From Aspergillus luchuensis IFO 4308 DNA, chromosome 2, nearly complete sequence:
GTCGAAGGTAAGCCAGCTGGGCATCGAGCCACAAGTCTTGAGCGAGGAGGCGATGGACAGGGAGTAGGTGCCGTCGCTGTCCTGAAGGGAGAGGCTGTAGACGGACCCGTCATAGTGGGTAGCGTAGAGGTTGGTTGCTGTCGCCAGAGACAGACATGTTGCCAGCCAACTGAGAGTAAGTTGTCGACCCATGTTGATTTTAGGTGGTCTGATGCATCGAGGGATGATGAGGTCAATAAATACCCACCGCACGGGGCCAGGAATGGATCTGCATTCTGCGGATGAATTATTCCAGGGACGGTAGGagcgctgcagctgcatgtCTACTGTCAATAATGTAGAGAAACTCTGTAGCCGAGGGTAGAAGCCTCTGTACTGAAGtacagctcctcctccctgTCTCAGTCTAGCCAGCCATTTTGTTTAGTTCACCAATCATTATGGACAAACTGGTGGAATCCCTTGCTTTGCTTTAAGACCATCTGCACATAAGTGTGCTTGTAGCAGCTGAAGTAAGTCTTTCCATACAAAGTTAGCATACCATGACCTAACCAAGGCGAGAGGAGTAAAAAAATTCAAGAGACATCGCTTGCATACACCTTCCTGATCAGGGCATCTAATCAGGCCTATCGTAGGACCAAACAGTGCAAACACGTGAACCCTGGATAATGCATATATTACTCAGCATACGTACCGGAAATCCGGAGATATCACGTGGCGATGTTCTCCGCGGTTCCTGGTATGTGGCTTACAAGCCAACATCGCCAGTAACTCACTCACTATACTGAGACTACACTCCAGCATGGGCTGGGTCGGAGTCGCCACACTCATTGCAACAGCATGCTTTTTGCTGTACCGCTACCCCCCTGGAACCTGGGCTCCTGAGCCCCCGGCATCCAAACCACTCCCGAAGCCCGTCAACCCCCCTGCGGCTCGCGCGACAGAGAAAACACCAGTCAACGGCGAAGCGAAGCCCCCtaacgatgaagatgatgctgcGAGCGACACCCAGACCACTCCCAAGGCAGTTCCATCCAGCGCACCTGCGGTGGATGTACCTTCTTTCCGACTCGACGACAGCGCCGATCAATCCCGCCCCTCAGTACCGCAAATCCAGACCAGCGCTCAAACTCAAACCACGATGAAACCACCCTCTCAACCCCTAACACAGACGAAGATGGCAGACAGCACTCTTATGCCTCCCCCGTCCCCACCACAGCAATCGAACCCCGCAAAGAGCTCCTCCCTTATGCCTCCTCCGGCCCCGCCGCGTCTCCGTCCGATCGCATCGCAGACTACTTCTGCGCCCTCCCTCGCACCGGGGCGATATCCCCCACGCCCGAATAATACCACGAGCTCGAGTTCATTGCGCCCACCACCctccgctgctgcttccCTGCGCGCCCCGCCGAGCAGCGCCCTCTCGAGCAGCACGCTCGCCCCGACGAAGGTGACCAAACCATCTAGCTCTTCGAAACGAGCGGTTCTCGAACCGGGATACTCGCCGTTAGATTGGGCGGCCTTGACATCCAACCCGAACAACAAGTTGCGGGGAGAGAACCTCCCTCCGACACTGATCCGAGTAACGCCTTCGATGCTGAAAGCACAGAATGGCCGCAAGGGCATGGACGCTTGGACATCATATCAGGGGAAAGTCTACAACATTACACCGTACCTCCCCTTTCACCCCGGCGGTCGGGGAGAGCTTCTCCGCGGCGCGGGCAAAGACTCAGGGAAATTATTCTTCGAGATCCACCCCTGGGTGAACTGGGACGCTATATTGGGAGAATGTCTCGTGGGGATACTCGTCTCCGAGAACGACGAGTCGGATAATAAGCTAGATGCGATGGATTAATCCCTGTATACATAGACTCATGCTGTTGATCCGTGTACCTATTCTACACTTTAGAAGATGATACCCTAGAAACGATACAAATAGAACAGAATCATATCGTTATACCCCAATCCCataataagaaagaagaaagaagataaatTTACAACTCATCTTTCTTTACCCCCTGAATACCCACCAACTCCGTCTCAAAGATCAACGTCGCACCGCCAGGAATCGGTCCAATGCCCCGGTCACCGTATCCCAGCTCAGGCGGAATCGTCAACGTGCGCTTCTCTCCAATGCACATGTCCTGGAGACCTTGGTCCCATCTACACAGAAACAAGCAGCCAATTAGCCTAATTCCTTTCCCTATATACTCAATAGAACAGATAATGGAAAGATGGTGAATACATACCCCTTAATAACTCTCCCAGCCCCCAACTTAAACTTCAACGGAGTGCCGCGGTTATAACTAGCATCGAACTCGGATCCGTCCGACGCGAGCTTGCCCCGGTAGTGCATGGACACTGTATCTCCGATTTGGGTCTTGCGGTTGCATTCGACCGAGTGGGTGACTTCGATTCCGAggtcggcggcggaggcgagggtggtgagggagagggtgaggagggttgcGAGGGTTGGGAGGCgcattttggtggtggtgttatatatctgaattgatggatggggtggtttgttggaggggtgggagtTGTAGATTGGGAGGAGTGATTGAATTGAGGAGATGCGGATACGTATACTTAAGTAGGCgggagcggaggagatgCGGAGGTGGTTTGGTGGTAGTTAAGTTAGTGGTTGCCGGGCGGTTAGATAAGTAGGTAGGTTTGGTTAGATTAGCTGGGAAGGGTTGCTAGGGGTATGCGGAGTTCATGTTggtgtggaagaagatgctAACTATGTTTTTTACTTTTATGGATCAATGTGATTGATTAATCTAACtagcaaaaaagaagatatgcTGATTGTAAAAGAGGTGACGCGctaggaagaagaaaaagaaaaacaaaaaaacaaaaaagtgACTAGACTGGGGCTCGATCCCAGGACCTTATGCGTGTGAAGCATACgtgataaccaactacaccatccagccaacTTGTTGTGATAGTTTTCTAGCAGTACTGAACTATGAATGAATAAACATGCCGCTGGCCTAAAGGATTAATTGCATTCTCTTCAGCATTGCGTACTTTACATCTACATTCCAGAATAACATGTTTCAGATGCGATGGTTCGTGAAGACTGTCATCATATACTGTCATAAATGGTATCTATATgtacaaagaagaaatctATCTGATATTTTAAGCCCATTTACCCAGCAGGGCCATCAACAAAGCACCGAGACATAGTAGACCGAAAGCCGCCAGAACGATCTGGATCGGTGCCTTTCGCATCGACGTGCTGAACATGAACTCGTGGGCCAGTAGCTCCACCAGGGCCGTGTAAATGAGAATGCCGGCCGAGATCGAGTCGAAGACACCGCTGACGATCAACGTCGTGGCGCCATCAGACGCATAAGAGTCGCGCACGCCTAGACCGATCGCAATGGCAATAGGCGTGGAGATACCGTAGCCAAGTCCAAGGAAATAGGGGGTCCATCGCTTGGAGTGTGGCCAAGGAACAGTAGCTAACCGAGATCCCAGACCCAGGCCTTCAAAGGTTTGGTGGAAGACAAGGACAACGTAGAGTGTCACAAATTCGGAGCCGGTGACCGCCAGGGTCAACCCAATGAAAACGGAGTGGAAGATGATTCCGAACTCCaaaatgaagatggaggtcAATTGAGCCACGTACTCCTCTAGATCGGAGTGCTGCTTTCCGAGCTCGATATCATGGTGTTCGCGGGAATGACCGAGATGGTCCTCCCCCGGCATATGGGTCTTCATGTCAACCGACTCAGCAGGGGAGGAGGTAGTAGTATGCTCGATTTtctcatgatgatgatcatcctcgtcgtgAGAATGGCCGTGGCCGAATCGAGCAAAGCGCATGACCATTAGCTCCACGAAGAACAGTACCACAATGGTCATTAGCACGATGCCCTCGACCCAAGAGTATTCTGTGATTGGGCCGGTAAGGCAGTCGTCGGTCAAGGCCTCTTCTGCAGGGGCAAGCAGGTGAATAAATGCGGTGGCAATGATGACACCGGAGCCAAAGTATttggcgatgaagaaggcgcaCTTTGCAATCTTGGAGTCCTTGAAACTCCGGGCCATGACGGGAAAGAGAGCCCCGCATGTTGAACCGATGAGAATGACAAAGATAGACGAGATACGCAGGCCCATACGGCCATCATATCCGTTGCCCGTCTCACAAGCAGGTGTTGCATCTCTGGCAACTAGACTTTGAAGAGAGTCCATCTTCCACCGTTGCTTGTATGCGACCGGCGGTCCTCTGCAGACCGTCTGGACCAGCTTAGAATAGCACGGGCCCGCCCGAAGAAGGTAGGGATGATCGAAACAACGTCTGACAGGTATCCGGTCCAATGGCGTGCAGGATCGTGTGACAGGAGGATAGCGGAAGTGTAGGCacgtggaagaagaatgtcaaCTGCAGTGATCGGTTGAGATTGCTGGAGGTTCGTCTGCAAGGTCCCCCGGCTCTTAAATTGGTTTCTCAAATGTGCGCCAAGTTGTCAGTGTGAGAGTTGGGCGTCCCCAAGGTCCCTAAAACTGGTCCACGTCAAAGGGTCCGGCGATGAACGGCGTTGAACCGGTGCTGAGGACCTTGGTGGCACTGGTGAGGGGTTGCACAAACGCGATCGCTGAGGCGTCGATTTCGATTTGAGTTAGACAAGAAACGATCTCAGCACTTGCCAGCGCGCAGCTCACCTGGACACAAGTGAGAAGTTCAATTGAGCAACACAACACAGAGCAAGAACAGGGGGTGAATGCAGAGGCGTCTCCATGATGGCGGGCGACGGAGACTTCCAGTCCGTTCTGGGTAAAGTGCGAAGTTGCATCAGATGGGGACCTTGGGGGAAAGCGGCGGGTTCACCTCAAGAGTTTTCGCTCAAAAGTGAGGACCTTGTGGACGAGGTCTTTCTTTTACTGGCCTCTGATTGGCTCCGATGAACTATAGCGGGGAATTTTGACGCAATGGTTAGCGGCCCGGAACCTTGTTGATCCGATGCTGCTCATTTCCTACACTCCGATTGGTTGTTTTGGAGCGGTCAGAAGGGCGGAGTCATCATATCTTAGCAGAATCAAAAGTGGGATGAACACCTGCTCGATTAGGTAATGGTTATACCTTGAGTATCCATGCTGCAGTATCCATGCTGCAAACACAGGCCATACTATTGAGTAGACTTCTATCACCAATAAAGCTGAAACATAGATAAATTTTAGCGCACTGAGCCGCCAAGGCATGCAATGATAGTCATGATCTGGCAGACACATGAGTGACCGAGATGTCAGCTCAACCAAACCCCGTGCGCGTTAAGGGAGTGCCAAGTCTAAGGGATGAGTACAATTTCCAAGGAGGCTGTCATGCATCATGTCTATTGGAGCGGGGAGCCACTGTTTCTGGCTTTCAGGGTCCCAGGTATCACACTAGTGCGGGGATATAGTCAGGGACGGGGCGTCCAGATAACCTTGATGTGAAGCATCGTGTGACCTTGCATCGAAGCTCCACTCAGCCACGCAAATTGGGCAGTGTACTTAGCAGGCTCGACTGCCTTTTCTACAGAGTTCACGCCTCGTGGCATTATGCTTACACACGGAAATCATCGCTAATTCAATGCTAACAATGGACCCAAGTTAGACGAAATATATC
This genomic window contains:
- a CDS encoding cytochrome b5-like heme/steroid binding domain-containing protein (BUSCO:EOG09264EGS;~COG:C;~EggNog:ENOG410PPBK;~InterPro:IPR036400,IPR018506,IPR001199;~PFAM:PF00173;~SECRETED:SignalP(1-26);~go_function: GO:0020037 - heme binding [Evidence IEA]) — protein: MGWVGVATLIATACFLLYRYPPGTWAPEPPASKPLPKPVNPPAARATEKTPVNGEAKPPNDEDDAASDTQTTPKAVPSSAPAVDVPSFRLDDSADQSRPSVPQIQTSAQTQTTMKPPSQPLTQTKMADSTLMPPPSPPQQSNPAKSSSLMPPPAPPRLRPIASQTTSAPSLAPGRYPPRPNNTTSSSSLRPPPSAAASLRAPPSSALSSSTLAPTKVTKPSSSSKRAVLEPGYSPLDWAALTSNPNNKLRGENLPPTLIRVTPSMLKAQNGRKGMDAWTSYQGKVYNITPYLPFHPGGRGELLRGAGKDSGKLFFEIHPWVNWDAILGECLVGILVSENDESDNKLDAMD
- the fkbp3 gene encoding peptidylprolyl isomerase family protein FPR2 (COG:O;~EggNog:ENOG410PQY3;~InterPro:IPR001179;~PFAM:PF00254;~SECRETED:SignalP(1-20);~go_function: GO:0003755 - peptidyl-prolyl cis-trans isomerase activity [Evidence IEA]) — translated: MRLPTLATLLTLSLTTLASAADLGIEVTHSVECNRKTQIGDTVSMHYRGKLASDGSEFDASYNRGTPLKFKLGAGRVIKGWDQGLQDMCIGEKRTLTIPPELGYGDRGIGPIPGGATLIFETELVGIQGVKKDEL
- the zrfB gene encoding low-affinity Zn(2+) transporter ZRT2 (COG:P;~EggNog:ENOG410PFZ2;~InterPro:IPR004698,IPR003689;~PFAM:PF02535;~TransMembrane:8 (o30-50i62-84o104-123i190-217o223-246i258-278o290-314i326-348o);~go_component: GO:0016020 - membrane [Evidence IEA];~go_component: GO:0016021 - integral component of membrane [Evidence IEA];~go_function: GO:0005385 - zinc ion transmembrane transporter activity [Evidence IEA];~go_function: GO:0046873 - metal ion transmembrane transporter activity [Evidence IEA];~go_process: GO:0030001 - metal ion transport [Evidence IEA];~go_process: GO:0055085 - transmembrane transport [Evidence IEA];~go_process: GO:0071577 - zinc ion transmembrane transport [Evidence IEA]) — protein: MDSLQSLVARDATPACETGNGYDGRMGLRISSIFVILIGSTCGALFPVMARSFKDSKIAKCAFFIAKYFGSGVIIATAFIHLLAPAEEALTDDCLTGPITEYSWVEGIVLMTIVVLFFVELMVMRFARFGHGHSHDEDDHHHEKIEHTTTSSPAESVDMKTHMPGEDHLGHSREHHDIELGKQHSDLEEYVAQLTSIFILEFGIIFHSVFIGLTLAVTGSEFVTLYVVLVFHQTFEGLGLGSRLATVPWPHSKRWTPYFLGLGYGISTPIAIAIGLGVRDSYASDGATTLIVSGVFDSISAGILIYTALVELLAHEFMFSTSMRKAPIQIVLAAFGLLCLGALLMALLGKWA